Proteins encoded in a region of the Dethiobacter alkaliphilus AHT 1 genome:
- a CDS encoding Rieske (2Fe-2S) protein encodes MNHWDVTMIKAEDLPEGKTAKAKIKGLPVLLARVGQEIYALHNQCPHLGCMMHRGTLDGYLLTCPCHDWVFDIRCGEFTAAPEIKIPVYPVKVENGEILVKLEDTK; translated from the coding sequence ATGAACCATTGGGACGTTACCATGATCAAAGCAGAGGATTTGCCGGAAGGTAAAACGGCAAAAGCCAAAATTAAAGGCTTGCCGGTTTTGCTGGCGCGGGTGGGTCAGGAGATTTATGCCCTGCACAATCAATGCCCCCATCTGGGCTGCATGATGCACCGCGGGACTTTAGACGGGTATTTACTTACCTGTCCTTGTCACGACTGGGTTTTTGATATCCGCTGCGGGGAATTCACAGCAGCACCGGAAATAAAAATTCCCGTATACCCTGTAAAGGTAGAAAACGGGGAAATTTTAGTTAAATTGGAGGATACAAAATGA